TAGACTTACAGATATGGTTAGGAATGATAAGTAATACATATTTGCCTTTATTTTTATGGGAGAAACATTAAAAATTGCAATGCACATATTAAATAGGTTTTTTAGTAAGGTTATCCAAGGAACTCCTTTTGAATTATGGAAAAACAGGAAGCCTAGTTTGAATCATATACACATTTGGGGATGTCTTATAAAGCAAGGATTGAAcaccatgaaaaaaataaaatcgtaGAACCATAAGTTATtgctttattaatttttttgaaagatcTATAGATTATAGATTTATTTTCCTAACCATATTACTCaaattgttgatattagaaATATCAAGTTTCTTGAAAATGGTAGTGAGGGTGAGAACACTGCTTAGAAAATTGTGGTATTTGAAGAATAAATGGTAGATTTTTGTTTACTTGGTATAGTAAAAGGAGTTGAGTTTTCACATAATTATGTGTCACATGATAAAATGGATTCTCCTCTTAATCAATCACCTAATAAGGACactattattattgaaaatacaCATCAAGGTAAATTAGGAACTTTAAGATGATCTCAAAGACATATACAATTATTGATGATTATATTGTCTACTTACaaaaacttgaatttgatattgGTAGCAAAGAAGATCTAGTAATGTTTCTACAAACCAATGAAAGTAAGgataaaatttaatgaattaatgTCATGAAGGATGAATTAGAATCCatgcataaaaataatgattgggATTTAGCTGAATTACCTAAAGGGTCAAAACTAATTGgttataaataagtttttaaaatcaaaagagacTAGATAAAAAGAGATAAAGTCAGATTTGATGCAAAAATATTTACTCAAAAGGAAGATAAACATTCTCTCTTTATCTCGAAAAGACTTATTCAAAATCCTCATGACATCAATTGCTCGTTTTGATTTAAAGTTATTTGTCCTTAGTATaacattgataaaaaattaCCCCGTCTACCAATAAGAGAAACAATTAATGGCGGACACTCAATATAAGTCCCATTATTTGAACACAATGTTAAGTCACAATAATTGGACAATTATCACTAGCCTAAAGTAAAATGTATAATTATGTTATTCTTTTGAGTATGAACTGATAATACAAAGtgcattatattattttatttttaaattgaattgaaattaactTTATGTTATTATAGTTTTCGAATAAAGTAAATTTTGCTACTACACTAAATAAACTTAAaagttaatcatttttataaaatatatgacaTCTCCGAAAATTTGATTCCATAATATACTTGatcatttttattgtattatttttttattattattgagctATTAAACTCACCAATTTATATTATTCAACTTTTCAGGTACAAATAATATGAGTGAGATGTGATGAAAATGTAAAGGGTGCTTCAATTAAAAGCACCTTTTAGAATTGATGATTTAAGACTCGGTTTAgttctaatttctaaaatttttgcttAAAAAGTTTTGGATAATTGCTAAGAGatcgtttgtttttttagtttttctactaaaaataatttgtttttagactttaagttttttgtttttctatttttttataacttattataaactttttactgaatagaaaaaaccaaaatatttgacttttttctaaatggaaaaaataatatgttgatttttctttactttttaatatttaatagaaagaaaatattaaaaaaaacaaacaacctaatacttaatattattaaatattaaagttctatttagaattaattaaaaaaacaaacaccacctaaatttattcttacaatatttcattttgtttcgAATTGAAgatctaaatttttttgtagTTATTTTTGTACACACTAAATTTGTAAAAGTCTTGTGAaattagccaaaaaaaaaaaaggaaaataatgcgaacaaaatatttattaaaattaaaatattgtatttacaatatcaaaaataatattctttataaaagaatattttttctttgattatttCGCTTTGACCACAACTTGAAGAAACGAAGATGACTTTGACCCAACTTGAATTCTTTTAGaaagttttttcaatttttgggtGATCTCTAACCCAATTTTAAGAAACTCTACTTGAATTCATTGTGAAAACTCTTCACCTCTTCAAACCaggaagtgtttttttttttcttcttcaagatGACATCGAGGAATGTGCACTTCACACCACGTAATGGGTCACGAAGTCCCATAGTAATTTGCATCATGGAATAAAAAAGTCAACACGCGCGCGcacgcgcacacacacacacacacatatatatatatataggcatGTGACAACTCCCCATATTGTGTGTCACATGAGGCGGCCTTATTGCTCTATTCTctatccttatatatatatatatatatatatatatatatatatatatatatatatatatatatatatatatatatatatatatatatatatatatatatatatcacacgtGTATGTCGtccaaatattcttttttttttttctaaagaaagaaaaagactcACCTTTTTCAAACACTTGTTGACATTCATCATTTGCATAGATGAGtttgatttcaaataatttaatttgttttttttatggtgACTGAACTTGGGTAATTTCCTCGAGTTGCCTACGTAGCCTTTAAAGAAAGGAAATCGAGTCAAATGtagtttcacttttttttttatgctctaACTTTTGTCAAtactaaaagaaatatttaatcttGCGAGCATATGTCATCACTTTTGTATAAGTTGCTTTTTCAGGTTTTCAGTTTAGTggacctttttttaaaaaataaaaataaaaattacactCTAACTTTTGTCAAGactaaaagagaaaattaatctTGTGAGCATATGTCATAACTTTTGTCTAAGTCGTTTAagtcggtttttttttttttttgtgtcgtACGCAGTTTATGCTCATGCAAGCCAGAAGCATCACTTGTCTTGAGTTTGATCAAAAAGTGATAAATTCATGTCCTTGGAACAAAGTTTAATCGAGAGTCAAAGATGACTTATTCTCAATCAAACTTGTGAAGACCTTTTTTAAgcattttggagaacaaaagaAATCCTTCAAATTTGTCTTGATTTTCTTCAACCTTGAAGGTGAATGGATGACACTTTtgtattgtgtttgatattcttccataagcttgttgaagaatgtgTTGAGCTTGAACTTGATTTTAATCCAAGAGTGGTAAACACATGTTTTTTGAGCAAAGTTTAATCGAGGGTCAATAATGACTTGATCGTAAGTAAACTTATCAATAATTTCCtcaagtgttttgaaaaaccTAACCTTGTCTTCTTTAGCTTTAAAGGTGGAAGAATGATACTTTTGTTTGTGCTTGATATTCTTCCATgagcttgttgaagaatgtttGGAGTTTGATCTTGACTTTTGAAGcttcatttttggatttagcTTATGGGTTGCATCTCACTTTTGAAAATGCCTTATGCTGAAAGAAAAGAACACTTGTATTTAGAGAAGTTGAGAGATTTTAGTTTagaatttccaaatttgatttctttattacAAAGAGTTTGTTTCTCAGTTTAAGAAGTTTGccaataaagattttttttttttttgttactacaGTTTAAGCTCTTGTAGGATAGGAGCAATATGCAGTTTAGGTTCATGCTTTAACACTGGAATACTGaggtttgaaaacaattgtggtaaaatttgatgcaaaaatACTCTTTTCATCGTCACTGGTGAAGGTGATGGTTGCACAACATGTTGTACAATTGTGACATTTgtctttaaatcattttgccccatttatttttttggcatgAGTGATGGATTCTTAAGTGTCTGGATCAATCCAATTTTAGCATTTCATGGATACTAAAGAGCGAGGATAAGCATTGTGGGTTTACTACTACCTCATCCTATTCCTTGGTTTTGCCGGACTTTAcatcaaaaacattttcttcatcttcacttaGCCCATCTTCTTTTGAAGTCTTATGATAAGAGACCATATGAGTTGATGTCATCATTCCTTTATCAAAGAACTCTGGAAGGAAGAATTCTCCTAAGGTGATAGGGGTGATGAGCTTTTATACCAAGAGGTCATCAACCTATACAatatcttgttttcttttaggttttttttcttctttcttttttggatatCGACGAATATTTTGCTTATGTTGTTCATTCCTAGGAAGATTTGGGCATGGATGAGATTCTTGCTTCTTGTGAGGTCTTCTTCGTGTCATTAATGTCCAACTTTCTTCATTATATGACATTGATTTATTATCAAAACATAAGTGATGAATGGTGTCTTGGCATGGCACTTATGTTTGCTTTGGTTTCGGTGACTCGCATTGGATAGTACCAGCACATGCCCCCCAATGTCTAAGGTGGAACATATAATAGAAGAAGGACCCAAATGTGACTGTAGCATGATTTGACTCTATTGTTTCATCTAGATCCAGATGAATTCTTCTTTGCTTTACAAGTTTCATTATGAGATATTTTAAGATGAAACATTTCTCCATCGAGTGATTGATGATTCGATGGTAATGACAATAGTTCAGATTCTTAACATGACCCATTTCTTCTGGACGCTTGCACTCATGAAGCTCAATAACCTTTTTTGGGAGCAGATCTTCCAACATGTTAGGCACGTTAGAGTCAGGAAAATAAtacttcttttcctttaattCCTTGAATCGATGCTTATCATTTCCCTAGGTTAGTTTGACCTTTTttacttcattatttttatcttttgttgAGATTTTGATAGGAGTCATATTTACTATCATTGACTCCTAGATGGGTTTTATTAAAGTCTTATCACTTGTTTTTCAATCATGTCTCTATTTTTGCTAGTCAATGATAAGGTTCTTCTTAGTACCATGGTTGGCTATGTTGAGCTCCATGTCATGTGCTCGAGCAGCTAACTCTTCAAAGGTGTGAGGTCGTATCCCTTGAAGGATGTGCATGAGACCCTAATGCATTCCTTGTATGCACATCTCTATGGCTAATATATCGGACAATCTATTTTGCAGTCAAGACTTAAGGAACGCTAATGATTGATGTAGTCTATAACCGACTCATCTTTCCATTGCTTAGTATTAGTAAGCTCCATCATGCTTACAGTTCGTCAAGTGCTATAGAAACTGTTGAGGAATTCGCGCTCCATTTGGTCTCAACTATTGATACATTCAAGTGCAAGGTCTACACCAATCGAAAACATTTCCTTAGAGAGAACGAATGAATTGTTTGACTAACAAGTCACCATTTGTACCAACATTGTTACAAGTTTCCACAAAATGGgcaacatgttttttatttccctttccATCAAATGATTAAAACTTTGAAGGCTGATAACCTACAGGCATATGTAGGTTATCGATTCTTTTAGTGTAAGGTTTAAAGTACATGAGCATACTATGTGATGGTCCATCGTACTGCGCTTtaatggtgttagttatcatgtCCTGAAGTTGGTGGATAGATAATGATGCCACTGAGGCAGATTCTGTTGTTTGTCTCCCGACTTGCATTGTCTTAGACGCATGTGGTGCATTATCAAGAGAAGATGCAACATTCGAAAAGTGGTTGAGTCCTTGACTTGACTTACCCATATTTTGTACTTGTGTCTTGACCTTGTTTATAAAATAGGTTATCTGCATATCCTTCTCTTTGACCGTCTTAGTGAGTTTGGCGATGGCACGAGCCATCTTTGCCAATTGTTCCTCTATAGATATAGTGTCGGTTGTCATTACCGGCATAGTTATCAAGAATGAAGAAGTAAAAGAGTTGAAACGATTGGagtatttttccttctttgacATTCTAGTTGGTGATCTGGAGTATGAGCTAGTGCTGAAGTTGGCATCGGTAATAGAGCAAAAAGATTTATCCCCAAAGTCCTTTAGTGTTGAAAGGAGTCTTCCCCTGGTACGAGGACTATGACCTTTTGCCCCTAGAGAGGTCAAAATTATGAATGGTTAGTACTTATCATGCGTTCTTACTAGTTTTAGCAAGCAAGTAGACtcacttgtttgttttgttgagagtgaagatgttgattttgctttgCTACGAGTTATAGGGCCCGTAGCGATGTCGTGTGTTGATTGCACAATGACGATCTTGTCATTGCCCTTGTTGACATGCACAACTTGAGTTCTTTTGGGTGTCATCGACGTAATAGTGATCAATCTTCTAACGAAAGAGACGATAGGTAGAGATGTCCCACCGTGTGTGCCAGAAATTTGTacatataaatttcataaaagtcTAGTGAAATTAGCAAAACAATAGGAAAATAATGCggacaaaatatttattaaaattaaaatattgtgggtataatcttaaaaataatattatttacaaaaaaaatatttttccttagaTTCTTTTGCTTTAACCACAACTTGAAGAATGACGatgatgttttcttgattttgaagatCAATCAAGGGCCACAagtaacttattcctaaatgaACTCATTGAATGGCGAAAAACGTGTGTAGCAATTTTTTTGTCGTTTACTGAACTTGTAgggatatttgataaaactttttcttttgttgtgaaaCCTCTTTTCCTGTACGAAGTCGTATTTGGATTTTCTCtttatgattttcatttttggattttttcaatttctcaattttgatttttgaatttttcttatttatggatttcttcattgtttttttctttgaagaaattacgtatttataggtgaaagcaggaaatttgaatttcaaattaccgaattttagttgcttaattcaaaggatttagttccttgattttaacaACTTTTCTTCTCCGTAGGTTTTACTaacaagataatatatatatatatatatatatatatataatcatttttggatttggagattagtttcctttttttaaggaaaattattcataagaggatatctatttttatttattcacttccctatttatttatcaagtttgaagaccaaattagtggtaatttaatccactaaaatttttatgtctacaatCTTAACAACAAGCTATATTATAGTTTTTGGTTTAAAATCGTCATGTTTGGGCTTTGGAGCCCGACGAAAGAAATGACTATGGTGCCTCAATATTTGGTTTTGGGTGTTAGTCtcaagtggtgtttgttttttggttgaatagaaaaaatcaaaatatttgactttttatatTCAGTTAAAAGTACTTTATGGATATTAACtaacataactaaagtgaacttgttattaataagtttagtttagttattttaactttttctatttagccacAAAACAAACACCCCTTCACTCTTTTCGCCATACTTTCATCCATcagtattattttctaatactaGAATCTTTAACAAACATTCATTTTTGAGtgaattttagattttctttcaTCTCACTCACATCtcgtttatttttataattgttggTCATATAGTtagaaaaaacataataatatatctttttaattattttaaatcaaaataagaaatttgagatattGTTTCGAtacacttattattttttattttaaaaaatggaaaataatattaacttatatataaaatacaaaaattctaGCAGACTTGCCTTAAAAAGATaataggttttaaaatttttaaataatttaaaattttaaaacttttaagggAGAATTGGGTTTTACACCCATTTGgctttgataattaataaaaaatccttcaaacacccataattgattacaaggatatgagataggaatagacaaaaataccTTTTTGACTTGCActcatcatttttgtctttataccACCACTTTTTATATCTTACTTCCATAAAATTCTCCATTAttgaatctttttttattatttttttaaactcttttaaaaacaattgaaaaatcagcattattttctaaacaaaaattatattaataatttaaaaactattttggaaaatacttttgaaaaaaatatcaatttaaatgaataaaaattatcttttatgttttagaagtaaataatttaatgattaaaacactatttaaaataaatatatttactatttttttcttttatactaaaaaagtattttaaagtttattttttttactattataaaatataaaaaaatttaatcttcttccttctttattttaataatttttggaacATACACTTttggtaataagttatatgaaatattgcaaatttgtttattaaggaattttcttaataatttgacttaattgaaaatttattgaaaaaaaaaagaaaaaaaaaagataaagaggatggatgaagagtttttattttaaatatccaattaaaatgttttcgtatttagaaatggattatattaatacatagtataataaagattgaatttttctcatataaaagggttgaatgGTATATTTAcccattttaaatgaaaacagtagttaaaaattgtatagattatgtttgagtttggttttaaaatatttttttagtttttacttcttttatttttaaaaataatttttattatctatactgtctcttttttaaaatatgtttaattaaaaaaagaaaattatttttaaaaataaaatttgaataccttgtttaataaaaaaaaaatttgtatgaaaataataaaaagaattaaattttatttattgattattcttttttattttttctattagttattttaataataaaataaaaaaatataatatgttcacaattatataaatgaattggtcaattgtatatttttttcacaaaaatataatatgttcacaaaaaaaaaaaattggatttaaattttccattctttttcttaatcaaactactaaaatcatatttaatttgtatCATTGTACAAAGGTATTCATTAATTGTACAAGATAAATGCACTAAATGTACAAGAGATGTAAAAGATGACCATTTGTAAAAGATTTTAATCGATTTTGAACTACTCATTTATCTTCCTTGTCACCCATGAATTGCATGCCTatatcatgcactttatttaactctcacatagaaattccaatactttcccTTGTTTGAGGAAAATTTTTTAACTCTAATTCATCCATTATTTTCTCAGctaaaccattagaaatatgTTTAACACGCGTACGTGGACACATTACTTAGGAGTGATATATTGCGCCATTATACAATGGTATTACTGAACAAAGGAAATGTATTAAGTGTACAAGGATGTACTAAGTgcacaagggtgtacaaggttaccatttgtgaaagattttaatagattttgaatcacttctttatttttcttgtcacccACGAATTGTATATGAAATTTGCACtactgtacaagggtgttatACTTACTATACAAGGCAAATCTACTAACTGTGTAAGACAAAAATACTAACTATACAAAGGATGTACAAGGCTACCTTCTATGcaagatttcaatcaattttgaacctttttttttcttgttaccTAAGGATTAGACACTTTCCCCCCACACATTCCTTCACCAAAAAATTGttacaatttgaatttttaaatttcatcattcaaaatttgtaattgcatatttcgTTTGAGTagttttaacaaattttttttagtacattTACATCCcatataaagtaaaattaaTCACAATATTAAGGTACTACATTTTTTGTGAAATCATGTatgaggaaaaaagaagaagagaaaattatgatacatttgcTAGACTTGATGACattgtgttttaataatttcaacCATGTCAAGTCCACatctatttcatatttaaaagggtattttaatattttttaaattattaaattataatatattattcaattaaaaattaattattactattagttaaaagatgatcatgttacaaaagaatatattaaaacaatatctatgtattattcataaaatagagaaaatattcaaataattgtctataaccttaaaaaatatttacttaaaaaatgtagtaataatcatttttaaccattgtccaatatttttttgagagaaaaataatcGGTGGAAATAGTGACATTTCCTTAATTAGGAATTAATTTACATGGTCCCACCAATTAATATGTGAGAGAAAGGTAAAGtgaataaagagaaagaaagggaaatagaaaatgagagagaattGGGAAGCccattgtgtttttttttcatttttgacagCTAAGggcattttagaaaattttaaaaagtaatgtCCTTCAACTTAATTTTCACTCTTCCATTAGATCTTGGGCCAATTTTCAAGCCCATtgtaaaacacaattctcccaacttttaagaagtaattttaaaagacataataaaataattccatACTTTTTATCTAAGAATTATTATATTgtatatagaaattattataattttttatttttaaaaatataaaataggaaGTGAATCTAAATCaccaataaattaataaacaaatCAATTTCTTTCATACATGTATAACTCTAAATCtatttcctttatttaaaattttatcaattacctcttttttttttcttttaaaattttattccaaattcaaagaaaatattgcTACAAAAATCAACCTTAGAGTTTGTAAGGGAAATGTTTCTAACatctttaatacttaaagtgcgtttgggagtgattttagaaaatgtttttaatatttctaacatgaatgataaaaatttttaagtattaaaaatattaaaaacactttttagaattactatcaaataagttcttaaaagataaaatttttgaagtattaaaaaaattaaaaatattttttaaaattattatcaaacacattcttatataaatgaaaattaaaaagaaaaagaaaaaggaaaaccttAAAACAAAATGCCCGGAGTTCAGAACCTATATTCAACTTTCACCTTCTTGCTTTCACATTCTTTATGTAgccttcattattttttacctAACTTTTAGCCCACCAGCTTGGACCTAACACCCATattcaatgaattaaaataattttatatttttcaaattttcaattttcaatcacATTGTCTTATCctatctataaaattaaaaaataaataataataataaataaataaaggaaaaagtgaGGTTTGGAGATTTTTAAGAGCCCATCCATAAAGGgcccctccttttttttttttttctttttttctttttttggtactTGCTCATCAGATTCTCGTTAAAGAGACAAATTTATAAACTTTCTAGTTATTATTACGAAAAAAGGTAGCTCAATTATTAACAATTTCCAGAATAGAACCCAGATCCAAACTACATAGGGTACAGAGCAATCCACACCTTTAATTATTTCATCCAATCATATCATGCCACGTCGTCAGTCATAGATTTTTTGAATCAGAGTGGCGTATGGTGGTTGGTTCCCTGTGATGGTGGCAGTGATTGCGTCCGCACTGGATCTAGGTTTTTTCAGGGGTACCACCCAGAGATGCATTAGATAAATTGTACGCCCCACAAATCCAATCGGAAACCTATTTTCCCGAGGAAGTAGATAGATGGAGAGGAGGGATGCAGCGAAGTAGCAGCAGCTGTCGCAGCAAAGCTGATTCAGgacaaaaccctaaccctaaacctAAATGCCATATTCAGCAGAGACGAGGTCGAAGCGAAGAGTGAGTTGCCCTGAGGTCAACTGGTTCAACGACCAAGCTCCATTCAGCCATGTGGTTTTCAAGATGCAACTCCAATCTCTTTCACCTGAAAACGACATCGTTCCACGCAAATCCCTAACCATCACCACAGACCCGTTTTCTCTTCTCTCGGACCAACTCCTCCTCCACATCCTCTCTAAGCTTCCATACTCTCACCACACCACTACTTCTTTGGTCTGCAAACGATGGATGCATCTCCATGGCCGGTTGGTACAGTCGGTGAAACTTGTCGATTGGGATTTTCTCGAGTCCGGCCGGCTTATTCGCCGATTCCCCAATCTCACTGATATCGACCTTGTTCGCGCTTGTGTTCGGTTGCCGAACAATTCTGCAATTTGGTTAAGCCATAAATTTCTTTCCATCCAACTCGATTCACGTTTTCTGAGTGACGGTTTTGTCTCTGGAGATGATTTGTTGCCGCCTGATGTGATCGATGAGGGGCTCAGAATTGTCGCCGAGGGTTGCCCTAATTTGAGGAAACTTGTTCTGATTGGTGCGAGCGAGAAAGGGTTGTCGAGCGTGGCTACGGAGTGCTTGACATTACAGGAATTGGAGCTTCATTATTGTACTGATTTATCGCTGAGGGGTATTTCGGGTTGTCAGAACCTACAAATCTTGAAATTGATTGGTTCTGTTCGTGAGTTATATAATTCTGTAATTTCGGATATTGGGTTAACAATTTTGGCGCAGGGGTGTAGGAGATTAGTCAAGCTTGAGTTGTGTGGGTGTGAAGGGAGCTATGATGGGATCAAAGCAATCGGGCAGTGTTGCCAAATGCTAGAGGAATTAACACTATGTGATCATAGGATGGATGGTGGGTGGTTGTCAGCGTTGTCATTTTGTGGGAATTTGAAGACTTTGAAGCTTCAGTCATGTAAGAGTATTGATGCGAGTCCAGGATCAGATCAACATTTGGGTTCTTGTCCTACACTTGAGACGTTGCACTTGCAGTGGTGCCAAATGCGGGATAAACAGAGCACAAGAGCTTTGTTTTTAGTGTGTGAGGCTGTTAGGGAGATTGTTTTACAGGATTGTTGGGGATTGGAGGATGAAACATTTGGCAGTGCGACTATTTGTAGGTATGAGATTTTCTTTGTGGtgttaattttcatttgttgtttGATTGATATCAAGGTATATTTCTTCGAATGTAGGATGAGTAGAACAAAAAACTGCTTATAATATTACTGCAATAgctgttaaaatttttatttttcatctggTTCTTGCATTATACTTTTTGATGTCTGCATTGTTCTCATTTCACCACAGCCACAAATTCCCTGAACCAAAACTGGTGGGACCCAACTTTAAGGCATTGGATTCTAAGACAATAGGACTATGATTAAAAGaagatcaattatttt
The sequence above is drawn from the Vitis riparia cultivar Riparia Gloire de Montpellier isolate 1030 chromosome 15, EGFV_Vit.rip_1.0, whole genome shotgun sequence genome and encodes:
- the LOC117931710 gene encoding F-box protein At5g51380-like: MPYSAETRSKRRVSCPEVNWFNDQAPFSHVVFKMQLQSLSPENDIVPRKSLTITTDPFSLLSDQLLLHILSKLPYSHHTTTSLVCKRWMHLHGRLVQSVKLVDWDFLESGRLIRRFPNLTDIDLVRACVRLPNNSAIWLSHKFLSIQLDSRFLSDGFVSGDDLLPPDVIDEGLRIVAEGCPNLRKLVLIGASEKGLSSVATECLTLQELELHYCTDLSLRGISGCQNLQILKLIGSVRELYNSVISDIGLTILAQGCRRLVKLELCGCEGSYDGIKAIGQCCQMLEELTLCDHRMDGGWLSALSFCGNLKTLKLQSCKSIDASPGSDQHLGSCPTLETLHLQWCQMRDKQSTRALFLVCEAVREIVLQDCWGLEDETFGSATICRRLKSLSLEGCSLLTVEGLDSVVHSWKELQRLRVVSCNNIKDSEVTPALATLFSVLKELKWRPDSRSLLSSSLGETGMGKKGGKFFKRA